In Thauera sp. JM12B12, one DNA window encodes the following:
- a CDS encoding type IV pilin protein, producing the protein MKNRTQSGFTLIEVMIVVAIVGILAAIAVPAYRDYVLSGNIPQATSALANGRVQLEQYFQDNRTYVGGPCPGNTTAFTLACSDVTATTFTITATGTGNMAGFSYRVNHNNVMETLATSWGVTSNTCWVRSKGGC; encoded by the coding sequence ATGAAGAACAGAACGCAGTCCGGCTTCACCTTGATCGAGGTGATGATCGTGGTGGCGATCGTGGGGATCCTGGCCGCCATCGCCGTGCCGGCATATCGCGATTACGTGCTGAGCGGGAACATCCCGCAGGCCACCTCTGCCCTCGCCAATGGCCGGGTGCAGTTGGAGCAGTACTTTCAGGACAACAGGACCTATGTGGGCGGACCATGTCCCGGCAACACGACGGCCTTCACGCTCGCTTGCAGCGACGTGACCGCAACCACGTTCACGATCACCGCGACCGGCACCGGCAACATGGCCGGGTTCAGCTACAGGGTCAACCACAACAATGTCATGGAGACCTTGGCCACCTCCTGGGGCGTGACCAGCAACACCTGTTGGGTGCGCTCGAAGGGTGGCTGCTGA
- a CDS encoding YjfB family protein, with the protein MDVSAIASAASANAMAEVQQEAAVSVLKKTMDIQEQSAMQLLQAIPQPPAPALGTAGGYIDTWA; encoded by the coding sequence ATGGACGTCAGCGCAATCGCCAGCGCAGCATCCGCCAATGCCATGGCCGAAGTGCAGCAGGAAGCTGCGGTATCGGTGCTGAAGAAGACCATGGATATCCAGGAACAGAGCGCCATGCAGCTGCTGCAGGCCATCCCGCAGCCGCCGGCGCCTGCGCTCGGCACTGCTGGCGGCTACATCGACACCTGGGCCTGA
- a CDS encoding ferredoxin--NADP reductase, producing the protein MSSLVTERVLSVHHWNESLFSFRTTRDPGLRFENGQFVMIGLDVNGKPLTRAYSIASPNYEEHLEFFSIKVPDGPLTSRLQHLRPGDPIVVSKKPTGTLVLHDLNPGRHLYLLATGTGLAPFLSVIQDPETYERFEKVVLVHGVRFVSELAYTDFITRELPQNEFFGEQVREQLIYYPTVTREPFRNTGRITHVIESGRLAADIGLPQLDPAHDRVMICGSQAMNKDCCDLLDARGFAMSPRIGVAGDYVIERAFVEK; encoded by the coding sequence ATGAGCAGCCTCGTCACCGAACGCGTACTCAGCGTCCATCACTGGAACGAATCCCTCTTCAGCTTCCGCACCACCCGCGACCCCGGCCTGCGCTTCGAGAACGGTCAGTTCGTGATGATCGGGCTCGACGTCAACGGCAAGCCGCTCACCCGCGCCTACAGCATCGCCAGCCCCAACTACGAGGAGCACCTGGAGTTCTTCAGCATCAAGGTGCCCGACGGCCCGCTCACCTCGCGCCTGCAGCACCTGCGCCCGGGCGACCCGATCGTGGTGAGCAAGAAGCCTACCGGCACGCTGGTGCTGCATGACCTCAACCCGGGCAGGCACCTCTACCTGCTCGCCACCGGCACCGGGCTGGCGCCTTTCCTGAGCGTGATCCAGGACCCGGAGACCTACGAGCGCTTCGAGAAGGTGGTGCTGGTGCATGGCGTGCGCTTCGTTTCCGAGCTCGCCTATACCGACTTCATCACCCGCGAGCTGCCGCAGAACGAATTCTTCGGCGAGCAGGTGCGCGAGCAGCTCATCTACTACCCGACGGTGACCCGCGAGCCCTTCCGCAACACCGGCCGCATCACCCACGTCATCGAGTCGGGCAGGCTCGCCGCCGACATCGGCCTGCCCCAGCTCGACCCGGCGCACGACCGCGTGATGATCTGCGGCAGCCAGGCGATGAACAAGGATTGCTGCGACCTGCTCGACGCCCGCGGTTTTGCGATGTCGCCGCGCATCGGCGTCGCCGGCGACTACGTGATCGAGCGCGCCTTCGTGGAGAAGTGA
- a CDS encoding aspartate aminotransferase family protein: MSHVMNTYARLPVAFTHGEGVWLYDETGKRYLDALSGIAVSTLGHNHPRLVKAIADQAARVLHTSNLYGIPHQDTLSDRIAEAAGMDEVFFCNSGCEANEAAIKLARMYGHNKGIEVPHIVVMENAFHGRTMATLSATGNRKAQAGFEPLVQGFIRVPYKDIEAIRKVGEHNHNVVAVMLEMIQGEGGVNVADEAFQRELRTLCDEKGWLMICDEVQCGMGRTGTWFGWQHAGTKPDVMTLAKGLASGVPIGACVTAGKAKGLFGPGNHGSTFGGNPLACAAALATFDTIVDDGLMDNAVAIGAAIRKGMAEALEGVAGVVDIRGRGLMIGIELDRPCGVLMGRAAENGLLISVTSERVVRLLPALTFTAADAQTLVSMLAPMIRDFLANG; this comes from the coding sequence ATGTCCCATGTCATGAACACCTACGCGCGTCTGCCCGTGGCTTTCACCCACGGCGAAGGCGTATGGCTGTACGACGAGACTGGCAAGCGCTATCTCGATGCCCTCTCCGGCATCGCGGTCAGCACCCTGGGTCACAACCATCCGCGCCTGGTCAAGGCCATCGCCGACCAGGCAGCGCGCGTGCTGCACACCTCCAACCTCTACGGCATCCCGCACCAGGACACGCTCTCCGATCGCATCGCCGAAGCCGCGGGCATGGACGAGGTGTTCTTCTGCAACTCGGGCTGCGAGGCCAACGAGGCGGCGATCAAGCTCGCCCGCATGTACGGCCACAACAAGGGCATCGAGGTGCCCCACATCGTCGTCATGGAGAACGCCTTTCATGGCCGCACCATGGCCACGCTGTCGGCCACCGGCAACCGCAAGGCGCAGGCCGGGTTCGAGCCGCTGGTGCAAGGCTTCATCCGCGTGCCCTACAAGGACATCGAGGCAATCCGCAAGGTCGGCGAGCACAACCACAACGTGGTCGCCGTGATGCTCGAGATGATCCAGGGCGAGGGCGGTGTCAACGTCGCCGACGAGGCCTTCCAGCGCGAGCTGCGCACCCTGTGCGACGAGAAGGGCTGGCTGATGATCTGCGACGAGGTCCAGTGCGGCATGGGGCGCACCGGCACGTGGTTCGGCTGGCAGCACGCCGGCACCAAGCCCGACGTGATGACGCTCGCCAAGGGCCTGGCCTCGGGCGTGCCGATCGGCGCCTGCGTCACCGCGGGCAAGGCCAAGGGTCTGTTCGGGCCGGGCAACCACGGCTCCACCTTCGGCGGCAACCCGCTCGCGTGCGCCGCCGCGCTGGCCACCTTCGACACCATCGTCGATGACGGCCTGATGGACAACGCCGTCGCCATCGGCGCGGCGATCCGCAAGGGCATGGCCGAAGCGCTCGAGGGCGTGGCCGGCGTGGTCGATATCCGCGGCCGCGGGCTCATGATCGGCATCGAGCTCGACCGCCCCTGCGGCGTGCTGATGGGCCGCGCGGCCGAGAACGGCCTGCTCATCTCGGTCACCTCCGAGCGCGTCGTGCGCCTGCTGCCTGCGCTCACGTTCACCGCAGCCGACGCGCAGACCCTGGTGTCGATGCTGGCGCCGATGATCCGCGACTTCCTCGCGAACGGTTGA
- the murJ gene encoding murein biosynthesis integral membrane protein MurJ: protein MNLLRALATVSGMTLLSRILGFVRDFVIARAFGAGMATDAFFVAFRLPNLLRRMFAEGAFSQAFVPILAEYKNRQGEEATHTLVNRVATLLGLVVAVVAALGALAAPLIIYISAPGFSGDPGKFELTVELTRITFPYIFFMSLVALAGGILNTWSRFAIPAFTPVLLNLAFIGMALFAVPYFDPPVLALAWAVFLGGVLQLALQIRPLLKIGMLPRFDLDLSDPGVRRIMKLMAPAILGVSVSQISLLINTIFASFLESGSVSWLYYADRLMEFPAGLLGVALGTILLPSLSKLHADDKADDFSSLLDWGLRLTLLLTLPAALGLALLAVPLVSTLFNYGAFSATDVMQTRSALVAYSVGLTGLILVKVLAPGFYARQDIRTPVKIAIVTLIATQLMNLAFILPLRHAGLALSIGLASCLNAALLYHGLRRRKVYVPQQGWATFALKLLVALSVMGGVLWFASGPATLWTEIGGLERAGRLAVVVGAGALAYFATLFALGFRLRDFRRRGAA, encoded by the coding sequence ATGAACCTCCTGCGCGCCCTCGCCACCGTCAGCGGCATGACGCTGCTGTCCCGCATCCTCGGCTTCGTGCGCGACTTCGTCATCGCGCGCGCCTTCGGGGCCGGCATGGCGACCGATGCCTTCTTCGTCGCCTTCCGCCTGCCCAACCTGCTGCGCCGGATGTTCGCCGAGGGCGCCTTCTCGCAGGCCTTCGTGCCCATCCTCGCCGAATACAAGAACCGCCAGGGCGAGGAGGCCACCCACACCCTGGTCAACCGCGTGGCGACGCTGCTCGGGCTGGTGGTAGCGGTGGTCGCGGCGCTCGGCGCGCTGGCGGCGCCGCTGATCATCTACATATCGGCGCCGGGCTTTTCGGGCGATCCCGGCAAGTTCGAGCTCACCGTCGAGCTCACCCGCATCACCTTCCCCTACATCTTCTTCATGTCGCTGGTCGCGCTTGCCGGCGGCATCCTCAACACCTGGAGCCGGTTCGCGATCCCGGCCTTCACACCGGTGCTGCTCAACCTGGCATTCATCGGCATGGCGCTATTCGCGGTACCGTATTTCGACCCGCCGGTGCTGGCGCTGGCGTGGGCGGTGTTCCTCGGTGGCGTGCTTCAGCTGGCGCTGCAGATACGCCCGCTGTTGAAGATCGGCATGCTGCCGCGCTTCGACCTCGACCTCTCCGACCCCGGGGTGCGCCGCATCATGAAGCTGATGGCGCCCGCGATCCTGGGCGTGTCGGTGAGCCAGATCTCTTTGCTGATCAACACCATATTCGCCTCCTTCCTCGAGAGCGGCAGCGTGTCGTGGCTGTACTACGCCGACCGGCTGATGGAATTCCCAGCCGGTCTGCTGGGCGTGGCGCTGGGGACGATCCTGCTGCCGAGCCTGTCGAAGCTGCACGCCGACGACAAGGCGGACGACTTCTCGTCGCTGCTCGACTGGGGTCTGCGCCTGACCCTGCTGCTGACCCTGCCCGCGGCCCTGGGCCTGGCGCTGCTTGCGGTACCGCTGGTGTCCACGCTATTCAACTATGGCGCGTTTTCGGCGACCGACGTCATGCAGACGCGCAGCGCGCTGGTGGCCTACAGCGTGGGGCTCACCGGGCTGATCCTGGTGAAGGTGCTGGCACCGGGCTTCTACGCCCGCCAGGACATCCGCACGCCGGTGAAGATCGCGATCGTGACGCTGATCGCCACGCAGTTGATGAACCTGGCCTTCATCCTGCCGCTGCGCCATGCGGGCCTCGCGCTGTCGATCGGGCTGGCCTCCTGCCTGAACGCGGCGCTGCTCTATCACGGCCTGCGCAGGCGCAAGGTGTATGTGCCGCAGCAAGGTTGGGCCACGTTCGCGCTGAAGCTGCTGGTGGCGCTTTCCGTGATGGGTGGCGTGCTGTGGTTCGCCAGCGGGCCCGCGACGCTGTGGACCGAGATCGGCGGGCTCGAGCGCGCTGGCCGGCTGGCGGTGGTGGTGGGCGCCGGCGCGCTGGCCTACTTCGCCACCCTGTTCGCACTCGGCTTCCGCCTGCGCGACTTCCGCCGCCGCGGCGCAGCCTGA
- a CDS encoding lytic transglycosylase domain-containing protein, which produces MRLFVLAALLATALPLHAEVPAWTDEPTQLVRLIERAHRAQAAGNHLVAARLHCTAAAHGSLEAQFQLARLYLGPLRARRGHDTGHVLLALAAQRGHARAGTLLSTLRRPLPGDTDAYLPPCLFTSVAPPPADAGAVVPHEVVEHYIAGLPRNHRAHARLVQRLAPRFDVDARLALAIVRAESNFNPDARSPRNAMGLMQLIPDTAERFGVRDPFDPEQNVRGGLAYLKWLIARYDGDIARVAGAYNAGEGTVDRYGGVPPYAETEEYVRRILAFYRARLHLPAER; this is translated from the coding sequence ATGCGGCTCTTCGTGCTCGCCGCCCTGCTGGCGACCGCGCTCCCGCTGCATGCGGAGGTGCCGGCCTGGACCGATGAGCCGACCCAGCTCGTACGCCTGATCGAGCGCGCCCACCGCGCCCAGGCTGCCGGCAATCACCTCGTGGCCGCGCGGCTTCACTGTACGGCTGCCGCACATGGCAGCCTCGAGGCCCAGTTCCAGCTCGCCCGGCTCTACCTCGGGCCACTGCGTGCACGCCGTGGCCACGACACCGGTCATGTCCTGCTTGCCCTGGCCGCCCAGCGCGGCCACGCGCGTGCAGGGACCCTGCTGTCTACCCTCCGACGACCGCTGCCGGGCGACACGGATGCCTATCTGCCGCCCTGCCTGTTCACCTCGGTGGCGCCGCCTCCGGCGGACGCGGGGGCCGTCGTCCCGCACGAGGTGGTCGAGCACTACATCGCGGGCCTGCCGCGCAATCACCGCGCCCATGCGCGCCTGGTGCAGCGTCTGGCACCGCGCTTCGACGTCGACGCCCGCCTGGCGCTGGCGATCGTCCGCGCCGAGTCCAACTTCAACCCCGATGCGCGCTCGCCCCGCAACGCCATGGGGCTTATGCAGCTGATCCCCGACACCGCCGAGCGCTTCGGCGTGCGCGACCCCTTCGACCCCGAGCAGAACGTCCGCGGCGGCCTGGCTTACCTCAAGTGGCTGATTGCGCGCTACGACGGCGACATCGCGCGGGTGGCGGGTGCGTACAACGCGGGGGAGGGGACGGTCGACCGCTACGGCGGGGTGCCGCCGTATGCGGAGACCGAGGAGTATGTGCGGCGGATTCTGGCGTTCTACCGGGCCCGGCTGCATTTGCCCGCGGAAAGGTAA
- the rpsT gene encoding 30S ribosomal protein S20 yields the protein MANSAQARKRARQATKARAHNASLRSRLRTAIKAVRKAIVGGDKAAAQSVFRTSMSTIDSIADKNIIHKNKAARHKSRLSAAVKGMAA from the coding sequence ATGGCCAACTCGGCACAAGCTCGCAAGCGCGCCCGTCAGGCGACCAAGGCCCGCGCCCACAACGCCAGCCTTCGTTCCCGCCTGCGTACCGCGATCAAGGCCGTGCGCAAGGCCATCGTGGGTGGCGACAAGGCGGCGGCTCAGTCGGTCTTTCGCACCTCGATGAGCACGATCGACAGCATCGCTGACAAGAACATCATCCACAAGAACAAGGCCGCTCGTCACAAGAGCCGCCTGTCGGCTGCCGTAAAGGGCATGGCTGCCTGA
- a CDS encoding DUF2788 domain-containing protein yields MNNDAFIFGLSFTEFEDLALKFGLTGLILFMMFIIWNLGKESKAGRYGMMWMFLGLGVGFVGFVAKGIIQKLLGIE; encoded by the coding sequence ATGAACAACGACGCTTTCATCTTCGGGCTCAGCTTCACCGAGTTCGAGGACCTCGCCCTCAAGTTCGGCCTCACCGGGCTGATCCTCTTCATGATGTTCATCATCTGGAACCTGGGCAAGGAATCCAAGGCCGGCCGCTACGGCATGATGTGGATGTTCCTCGGCCTGGGCGTGGGCTTCGTCGGTTTCGTCGCCAAGGGCATCATCCAGAAGCTGCTGGGAATCGAATAA
- a CDS encoding TIGR02281 family clan AA aspartic protease yields the protein MNFPRLICQAICALLFSSSVTFAADVELAGVFGSRAVLLVDGGSPQTLAVGQRSREGVLLRALQGDVAVVEVDGVQRRIRLGGAPIQVGARADSGAAGRELRLTPDARGHYSVLGSVNGASMRFLIDTGASLVSMGAEDAVRAGVDYRKGRPSTSMTANGLVQIWVVRLDKIQVGQLVLHGVEAAVHEGALPVVLLGMSFLNRMDMRREGGFLVLRKTH from the coding sequence ATGAATTTTCCGCGACTCATTTGCCAAGCTATTTGCGCCCTCTTGTTCTCATCCTCGGTGACGTTCGCAGCCGATGTCGAGCTCGCCGGCGTATTCGGGTCGAGGGCAGTCTTGCTTGTAGACGGCGGTTCGCCACAGACGCTTGCGGTGGGGCAGAGATCCCGTGAGGGTGTCCTGCTCCGTGCGTTGCAGGGCGATGTCGCAGTGGTCGAGGTGGACGGCGTTCAGCGTCGGATCAGGCTAGGCGGCGCTCCGATTCAGGTCGGCGCGAGGGCCGACTCCGGCGCTGCAGGACGGGAATTGCGTTTGACGCCGGATGCGCGAGGCCACTATTCGGTGCTCGGTTCCGTGAATGGTGCATCGATGCGTTTCCTCATCGATACCGGGGCGAGCCTGGTGTCGATGGGTGCGGAGGATGCCGTTCGTGCCGGGGTGGACTACCGCAAGGGGCGTCCCTCGACCAGCATGACGGCGAATGGCCTGGTTCAGATCTGGGTCGTTCGGCTCGACAAGATCCAGGTCGGCCAGCTTGTATTGCATGGCGTCGAGGCTGCCGTTCATGAAGGAGCTTTGCCCGTGGTGCTCCTGGGAATGAGCTTTCTCAATCGGATGGACATGCGCCGCGAGGGTGGCTTTCTGGTCTTGAGAAAGACCCACTGA
- the argF gene encoding ornithine carbamoyltransferase: MTTPIKHYLQFKDFTREEYDYVFARAKWIKDKFKRYEPYHPLFDRTLVMIFEKASTRTRLSFEAGVHQLGGSAIYLNTRDSQLGRGEPVEDAGQVISRMSDLVMIRTFEQEIVERFAANSRVPVINGLTNEYHPCQILADILTFIEHRGSIQGKTVAWIGDSNNMCNTWLQAAEVLDFNVHVSTPPGYEVEPERAGLFGTNHFEQFADPMDACRGADLVTTDVWTSMGFEAENEARMKAFADWCVDADMMSVAHKDAVFMHCLPAHRGEEVTAEVIDGPQSVVWDEAENRLHAQKALMEYLVLGRIQD; the protein is encoded by the coding sequence ATGACGACGCCGATCAAGCACTACCTGCAGTTCAAGGACTTCACGCGCGAGGAGTACGACTACGTCTTCGCCCGCGCCAAGTGGATCAAGGACAAGTTCAAGCGCTACGAGCCCTACCACCCGCTGTTCGACCGCACCCTGGTGATGATCTTCGAGAAGGCCAGCACGCGCACGCGTCTGTCCTTCGAGGCCGGCGTGCATCAGCTCGGCGGCTCGGCGATCTACCTCAACACCCGTGACTCGCAGCTCGGTCGCGGCGAGCCGGTCGAAGATGCCGGCCAGGTGATCTCGCGCATGAGCGACCTGGTGATGATCCGCACCTTCGAGCAGGAGATCGTCGAGCGCTTCGCGGCCAACTCGCGCGTTCCGGTCATCAACGGCCTCACCAACGAATACCACCCCTGCCAGATCCTCGCCGACATCCTCACCTTCATCGAGCATCGCGGCTCGATCCAGGGCAAGACGGTGGCGTGGATCGGTGACAGCAACAACATGTGCAACACCTGGCTGCAGGCGGCCGAGGTGCTCGACTTCAACGTGCACGTGTCCACCCCGCCGGGCTACGAGGTCGAGCCCGAGCGCGCCGGCCTGTTCGGCACCAATCACTTCGAGCAGTTCGCCGATCCGATGGACGCCTGCCGCGGCGCCGACCTCGTCACCACCGACGTGTGGACCTCGATGGGCTTCGAGGCCGAGAACGAGGCCCGCATGAAGGCCTTCGCCGACTGGTGCGTGGATGCGGACATGATGTCGGTCGCCCACAAGGACGCCGTCTTCATGCACTGCCTGCCCGCGCACCGGGGTGAGGAAGTGACCGCCGAGGTCATCGACGGCCCGCAGTCGGTGGTGTGGGACGAGGCCGAGAACCGCCTCCATGCGCAGAAGGCCTTGATGGAATACCTGGTGCTCGGCCGCATCCAGGACTGA
- a CDS encoding YajQ family cyclic di-GMP-binding protein codes for MPSFDIMSEVDQPSLRNAVEQANRKVDGRHDFKGTSAKIEHAEKLLTLYGDSDFQLDQIKTILLPEMTKKNVDVRCLDYGDVQKISGNKVKQEVKVRVGVEQEMAKKIVKLLKDSKMKVQAAIQGDAVRVSGAKRDVLQEAIALVKKQITDFPLQYGNFRD; via the coding sequence ATGCCGTCTTTCGACATCATGTCCGAGGTCGACCAGCCCTCGCTGCGTAACGCGGTCGAGCAGGCCAACCGCAAGGTGGACGGCCGCCACGACTTCAAGGGCACCAGCGCCAAGATCGAGCACGCCGAGAAGCTGCTCACCCTCTACGGCGACAGCGACTTCCAGCTTGACCAGATCAAGACCATCCTGCTGCCCGAGATGACCAAGAAAAACGTCGACGTCCGCTGCCTGGACTACGGCGACGTGCAGAAGATCTCGGGCAACAAGGTCAAGCAGGAAGTGAAGGTGCGCGTCGGCGTCGAGCAGGAAATGGCCAAGAAGATCGTCAAGCTGTTGAAGGACAGCAAGATGAAGGTCCAGGCCGCCATCCAGGGCGATGCCGTGCGCGTCTCCGGCGCCAAGCGCGACGTGCTGCAGGAGGCCATCGCGCTGGTCAAGAAGCAGATCACGGACTTTCCGCTGCAGTACGGGAATTTCAGGGACTGA
- a CDS encoding DUF3579 domain-containing protein: MNQKIENFIIVGVTREGKKFRPSDWADRLCGVMSAFGADHRMTYSPYVRPGCTLKGDKTVLVDARLYDVEPLAYKFMVNFANDNNLQIEWMGDAPL; the protein is encoded by the coding sequence ATGAACCAGAAGATCGAGAACTTCATCATTGTCGGGGTCACGAGGGAGGGGAAGAAATTCCGTCCGAGCGACTGGGCAGACCGCCTGTGCGGCGTGATGTCCGCCTTCGGCGCCGACCACCGGATGACGTATTCGCCCTACGTGCGCCCGGGATGCACGCTCAAGGGCGACAAGACGGTGCTGGTGGACGCCCGCCTCTACGACGTCGAACCGCTGGCCTACAAATTCATGGTGAACTTCGCCAACGACAACAACCTGCAGATCGAGTGGATGGGCGACGCGCCGCTTTGA
- a CDS encoding pyrimidine/purine nucleoside phosphorylase — translation MAITAKIDGVAVTTQANVYFDGKCVSHGIQFADGTKKSVGVILPATLTFNTGAPEIMEGVAGSCRVRLKGEADWKTYGAGESFNVPGNSSFDIEVAGEPYHYICHFG, via the coding sequence ATGGCCATCACCGCCAAGATCGACGGCGTCGCCGTCACCACCCAGGCCAACGTCTACTTCGACGGCAAGTGCGTCAGCCACGGCATCCAGTTCGCCGACGGCACCAAGAAATCGGTCGGCGTGATCCTGCCCGCCACGCTCACCTTCAACACCGGCGCGCCCGAGATCATGGAAGGCGTCGCCGGCAGCTGCCGCGTGCGCCTCAAGGGTGAGGCTGACTGGAAGACCTACGGCGCCGGCGAATCCTTCAACGTGCCGGGCAATTCCAGCTTCGACATCGAAGTCGCGGGCGAGCCCTACCACTACATCTGCCACTTCGGCTGA
- a CDS encoding argininosuccinate synthase, which produces MSDVKKVVLAYSGGLDTSVILKWLQDTYQCEVVTFTADLGQGEELEPARTKALKFGIKPENIFIDDLREEFVRDFVFPMFRANTIYEGEYLLGTSIARPLIAKRQIEIARATGADAVSHGATGKGNDQVRFELGYYALMPGVKVIAPWREWDLLSREKLLAYAEKHGIPIEMKHKQGGSPYSMDANLLHISFEGRHLENPAAEAEESMWRWTVSPEAAPDAAEYVDLEFEKGDLVAIDGTRMKPHELLAKLNALGGKHGIGRLDLVENRYVGMKSRGCYETPGGTILLKAHRAIESITLDREVAHLKDDLMPRYASIIYNGYWWSPERLALQALIDNTQQSVNGWVRLKLYKGNVIVTGRDSKTDSLFDPTIATFEDDAGAYNQKDAHGFIRLNALRMRIAANAKAKRG; this is translated from the coding sequence ATGAGCGACGTCAAGAAAGTAGTGCTCGCCTACTCCGGCGGGCTGGACACTTCGGTCATCCTGAAGTGGCTGCAGGACACCTACCAGTGCGAAGTGGTCACCTTCACCGCCGACCTCGGCCAGGGCGAAGAGCTCGAGCCCGCGCGCACCAAGGCGCTGAAGTTCGGCATCAAGCCCGAGAACATCTTCATCGACGACCTGCGCGAGGAGTTCGTGCGCGACTTCGTCTTTCCGATGTTCCGCGCCAACACGATCTACGAGGGCGAGTACCTGCTCGGCACCTCGATCGCCCGCCCGCTGATCGCCAAGCGCCAGATCGAGATCGCGCGCGCCACCGGCGCCGACGCCGTCTCGCACGGCGCCACCGGCAAGGGTAACGACCAGGTGCGCTTCGAGCTCGGCTACTACGCGCTGATGCCGGGCGTGAAGGTCATCGCGCCGTGGCGCGAGTGGGACCTGCTGTCGCGCGAGAAGCTGCTCGCCTACGCCGAAAAGCACGGCATCCCGATCGAGATGAAGCACAAGCAGGGCGGTTCGCCCTACTCGATGGACGCAAACCTGCTGCACATCTCCTTCGAAGGCCGCCACCTCGAGAACCCCGCCGCCGAGGCCGAGGAATCCATGTGGCGCTGGACCGTGTCGCCGGAAGCCGCGCCCGATGCCGCCGAGTACGTCGACCTGGAGTTCGAGAAGGGCGACCTCGTCGCCATCGACGGCACGCGCATGAAGCCGCACGAGCTGCTCGCCAAGCTCAACGCGCTCGGCGGCAAGCACGGCATCGGCCGCCTCGACCTGGTGGAAAACCGCTACGTCGGCATGAAGAGCCGCGGCTGCTACGAGACCCCGGGCGGCACCATCCTGCTCAAGGCGCACCGCGCCATCGAATCGATCACGCTCGACCGCGAAGTCGCCCACCTCAAGGACGACCTCATGCCGCGCTACGCCAGCATCATTTACAACGGCTACTGGTGGAGCCCCGAGCGCCTTGCGCTGCAGGCCCTCATCGACAACACCCAGCAGAGCGTCAACGGCTGGGTGCGCCTCAAGCTCTACAAGGGCAACGTCATCGTCACCGGCCGCGACTCCAAGACCGACTCGCTGTTCGACCCGACGATCGCCACCTTCGAGGACGACGCCGGCGCCTACAATCAGAAGGACGCGCACGGCTTCATCCGCCTTAACGCGCTGCGCATGCGCATCGCCGCCAACGCCAAGGCCAAGCGCGGCTGA
- a CDS encoding LysR family transcriptional regulator, whose amino-acid sequence MRFTLRQMQVFVEIARSENVSRAAEALALSQSAASAALAELENQFDQQLFDRNGKRLRLNEQGSLLLPHAVELLDRAEEIEALLRGERGLGSLRVGATLTIGNYLLPLIVSNFLQAHPESRVRLQVHNTATIAGMLRHHEIDLGLVEGQVVDAELEAEPWVEDELVVFCAPGHRLAPRGRVDFAEIADQPWILRERGSGTRATFDAALRQWPGGIVPRLELEHTEAVKRAVESGLGLGCLSRLALRDAFRRGSLVALETPGLDLRRRFSFVWHRGKYHSAAIRQFLADCRAFTAGAQRSDQIPLPPVA is encoded by the coding sequence ATGAGATTCACGCTCCGTCAGATGCAGGTTTTCGTCGAGATCGCCCGCAGCGAGAACGTCTCACGCGCAGCCGAGGCGCTCGCGCTCTCGCAATCTGCGGCCAGCGCGGCGCTGGCCGAGCTGGAGAACCAGTTCGACCAGCAGCTATTCGACCGCAACGGCAAGCGTCTGCGGCTCAATGAACAGGGCAGCCTGTTGCTGCCGCACGCGGTGGAACTGCTCGACCGTGCCGAGGAGATCGAGGCCCTGCTGCGCGGCGAACGCGGTCTGGGCAGCCTGCGCGTGGGCGCCACGCTCACGATCGGCAACTACCTGCTGCCGCTGATCGTCTCGAACTTCCTGCAGGCCCATCCCGAGAGCCGGGTGCGGCTGCAGGTGCACAACACGGCGACCATCGCCGGCATGCTGCGTCATCACGAGATCGACCTCGGGCTGGTCGAGGGGCAGGTCGTGGATGCCGAGCTCGAGGCCGAGCCCTGGGTGGAGGACGAGCTGGTGGTCTTCTGCGCTCCGGGACACCGGCTTGCCCCGCGCGGCCGCGTCGACTTCGCCGAGATCGCCGACCAGCCCTGGATCCTGCGCGAGCGCGGCTCGGGCACGCGCGCCACCTTCGATGCCGCGCTGCGCCAGTGGCCCGGCGGTATCGTGCCACGGCTCGAGCTCGAGCACACGGAGGCCGTCAAGCGGGCGGTGGAGAGCGGGTTGGGGCTGGGCTGCCTGTCCCGGCTGGCGCTGCGCGACGCCTTTCGCCGCGGCAGCCTGGTGGCGCTGGAAACCCCCGGGCTCGACCTGCGCCGCCGCTTCAGCTTCGTCTGGCATCGTGGCAAGTATCACAGCGCGGCGATCCGCCAGTTCCTCGCTGACTGTCGCGCCTTTACCGCCGGCGCGCAGCGCAGCGACCAGATTCCGCTGCCGCCGGTGGCGTGA